From the Daphnia magna isolate NIES linkage group LG3, ASM2063170v1.1, whole genome shotgun sequence genome, one window contains:
- the LOC116919050 gene encoding probable palmitoyltransferase ZDHHC24 encodes MLPFRDRVLPKILSELVALGFVFFIIPAIYIFELAVVLPAVYDGKKEFDKFWFYFHSTCGTYVMFNVVGNLIGVILVDTSAKHLIVDTKMASSSAGWHYCSFCETLSPPRSWHCSQCNTCILKREHHCGFTGCCIGYNNFRFFYLFLAYLFLATIYATYFNHYYIWSQVIEFEWSHIIRIVMPLTILFFGIDTSFTQLYFFYYSITMIGCCFSGVLLYQQSNLAFFNQTSWERDKGTNDHDCGVMHNIRDALGRRWHLIWLCPFLQSPLPHKGIKWMTRDQVPLEGTKNK; translated from the exons ATGTTACCCTTTCGCGATCGTGTTCTCCCGAAAATTCTGTCAGAATTAGTTGCTTTAGGATTCGTTTTTTTCATAATACCAGCAATTTACATATTTGAGCTTGCAGTTGTTCTGCCGGCTGTTTATGATGGGAAAAAAGAGTTTGACAAGTTTTGGTTCTATTTCCATTCCACTTGTGGAACTTATGTAATGTTTAATGTAGTCGGAAATCTAATTGGAGTCATACTGGTTGATACCAGTGCCAAGCATCTAATTGTTGACACGAAAATG GCTAGTTCATCAGCAGGATGGCATTATTGTTCTTTTTGTGAAACATTATCACCCCCCAGATCATGGCATTGCAGCCAGTGCAACACTTGCATCTTGAAGCGTGAG caCCACTGTGGTTTTACTGGATGCTGCATCGGCTACAAcaattttagatttttctaTCTCTTTTTGGCCTATCTCTTCCTTGCTACCATCTATGCAACTTACTTCAATCACTATTATATCTGGTCTCAAGTGATTGAGTTTGAATGGTCTCACATAATCCGGATTGTCATGCCACTTACTATTCTGTTTTTTGGCATTGATACCTCTTTCACACAGCTGTACTTCTTTTACTATTCCATTACTATGATTGGGTGCTGTTTCAGTGGTGTGTTACTATACCAACAGAGCAATCTAGCCTTTTTCAATCAAACGTCTTGGGAGCGGGATAAAGGTACTAACGACCACGATTGTGGTGTGATGCACAACATTCGTGACGCTCTTGGACGTCGATGGCACCTTATTTGGCTGTGTCCGTTCTTGCAATCACCATTACCGCACAAAGGCATCAAATGGATGACACGGGATCAAGTTCCACTagaaggaacaaaaaataaatga
- the LOC116919053 gene encoding bublin coiled-coil protein isoform X1 — protein MVRNMNFNDPDKANGEELSINEDEQHNNVASGEDDITMDSPNMDENYENEICDEPEETDPAEYSSLDKQLDDLNSVLDVLEQKNDHIQSQLKALLKTSREIRQNIVKEREADSNSDLATD, from the exons ATGGTCAGAAATATGAATTTCAATGATCCTGATAAAGCCAATGGCGAAGAATTGTCAATAAACGAAG ATGAACAGCATAACAATGTTGCAAGTGGAGAGGATGATATAACAATGGATAGCCCAAATATGGATGAAAATtatgaaaatgaaatatgtGATGAACCCGAAGAAACTGATCCAG CAGAATATTCTTCACTGGACAAGCAGCTGGATGATCTAAATAGTGTCCTAGATGTTCTTGAGCAAAAAAATGATCACATTCAGTCCCAGCTAAAAGCACTGCTGAAGACCAGTCGAGAGATTAGACAGAATATAGTGAAGGAGAGAGAGGCTGACAGCAATTCTGATCTTGCAACAGACTGA
- the LOC116919053 gene encoding bublin coiled-coil protein isoform X2 encodes MVRNMNFNDPDKANGEELSINEDEQHNNVASGEDDITMDSPNMDENYENEICDEPEETDPEYSSLDKQLDDLNSVLDVLEQKNDHIQSQLKALLKTSREIRQNIVKEREADSNSDLATD; translated from the exons ATGGTCAGAAATATGAATTTCAATGATCCTGATAAAGCCAATGGCGAAGAATTGTCAATAAACGAAG ATGAACAGCATAACAATGTTGCAAGTGGAGAGGATGATATAACAATGGATAGCCCAAATATGGATGAAAATtatgaaaatgaaatatgtGATGAACCCGAAGAAACTGATCCAG AATATTCTTCACTGGACAAGCAGCTGGATGATCTAAATAGTGTCCTAGATGTTCTTGAGCAAAAAAATGATCACATTCAGTCCCAGCTAAAAGCACTGCTGAAGACCAGTCGAGAGATTAGACAGAATATAGTGAAGGAGAGAGAGGCTGACAGCAATTCTGATCTTGCAACAGACTGA
- the LOC123470747 gene encoding D-dopachrome decarboxylase-A-like, with protein MPIVTIETNLTYALLPEDFGPNLSTFTSETLNKPEERITISLVTDRRMWRNGSDLPMMQIYISAIGAVSSAEQNTVHAQKFTDFIKSQTGLPTERIFLLFTPLETWQIGKDGMVAC; from the exons ATGCCTATTGTGACAATTGAAACCAATTTAACATACGCTCTGTTACCAGAGGATTTCGGCCCAAATCTGTCCACATTTACCAGTGAGACACTGAACAAACCAGAAGAA CGGATTACAATCAGCCTAGTAACCGATCGCCGAATGTGGCGCAATGGGAGTGATTTGCCTATGATGCAAATTTACATTTCAGCCATAGGGGCAGTTTCAAGTGCCGAACAGAATACAGTCCATGCGCAAAAATTTACAGATTTTATCAAGTCACAAACAGGTCTCCCGACGGAAAG aattttccttttatttactCCTCTGGAAACTTGGCAAATAGGGAAAGATGGAATGGTGGCATGTTAA